The segment CACATGTGCTTAGATATAGAtcattttgatatttaaacatTCGTATTATTTAGAATAATGGTATAAAATAGCACATTTGTACTTACAAACCTTCTCtcgcacacacatacaaacacagaCTTCATCATCTGCACGAGTCATCATAAAACtcgtaaatttttattaccaaGTAGCCATTCAGTCAGCCAATATCATCATAAGGTCtcaaatggattttttttcgcCACCGTTGTTGTTActcttttattgtttattcaTTTACATAAAACTTGACTgaggttttttttctttcttcatttTCCCcacatttttgtatttctttgacGGGGGATTTACTGTGAATGAATTTAATGTTACTTGTGGGAATTGTAAATgtgtaattatttcaaaaatatatcttaTTTTGCTagatatttaaattcaaaatgatGCCACGAAATTTAATGGTAatcagttaatttaaaaaaggataATGCGGGAGAATTTGTTTTTCCAGGAAGTGCCATGTTTTTATTTGGGTGTAAAGGAAATAAATAGAAAGTTTTGCTAATATAATCTCTTATTATTTTAGGAAACACGAACACCCACCAGTGTCTATCACCATCATCGGGCGCCCCGCACTCCAGAAAGTTATTTCAATGTACCCGAATCCATAGCCCTGCTAAATATTGTCAAATCCGAAAGAATACAAAGTGCATTTCAATCGAATCGTAAAAATCATGCCAGTGTTTGGGAAATGGTAGCCGAAGTCCTCAATCGTTATAGTGCACGCAAAAGATCGGCCAAACAGTGTTGTAATCGTTatgaaaatcttaagaaaatctaCACACAATTGAAAAAGAATCCCGAACGACATGTACGACGCAACTGGCCCTATATGTTTCTCTTCAAAGAGATAGAGGAACAGAGGGGAGAATGTTGGGGTTCGAATAGCAAGCGTATGGCTTTAATAGctaaaaatcaaaatgaattgTCGTACTATCATCGAAGGCGACAGGCAGCTGAGTTCGGAGCACTGCTGGATAAACAGACACAAGCTGCTGTGGTGGCTCaacataatttattgcaaagttTAGCCGCAGTCCATTCCAATGATTCGAATAGTAATTGCAAGTTGGAACGTTTTTTACCCAATCATTTTGTTGAGGCTCAACTGGGCAACGATACCAGTAACACAAATGGTCCCGATGGAGTCTACGATGACTCTTCACCTCTCCCCCTACAAGCAGCGCATAAAGATGGTATACACGAAATACCAGATGATTTACCAGATAATGCTACTGCTGCTGCCGCCGCTGCAGCAGCTGCTGCTCACAATTTACTGCAGGCCCATGTTAATGGTGTAACGGCGGTTAATACGAATGAACTTAAAGAGTCTCTAGCTCAAGAATATGAAAAAGACTGCAATGGTGCTCTCAACCTACAGACCAGTGACAATAATAATGTCTCCATGAAGTAAGTATCTTTGAGTTAAGCGAtatgttattacaattttaataatgccAGTTTTTCCAATTCTTCCAGATCGGAACCAATGTCGGATGGTGAATTCAATCCGGATGATATACAGCTAATGCAAACAAATTATAATGGGTAAGTGATTAAACTTTagttatatacagaaaataattattaagtaaagatctttatttttattcttcttaTTATATAGATCACAAAACTACTACTCAAATAATATGGATCATAATATTTTACATCCCGATGTTATAGTCGATACGGACAATCTATCCGAATGCAGTAGTGGTGGCGGCTCGCCGAAACATAAACGTAAACTATCAACATCAACCGATGGTGATAGTACGAACTATGAATTGATCGAATATTTAAAGAGACGTGAAAAACGTGATGAAGAATTACTAAGACGTATGGATGCTCGAGAGGAGAGATTGGTTAGTTTGCTAGAAAGAACCGTGGTCGCCATAGAAGCTTTGGTGCAACACAAATGCACACACCATAACAACCCACCAACTGCCGATAAAATCGAAGTAGTggataaatctataaaaatctgCAATGGAAATGCTACACCATCTGAGGCTAAAGcagcagcagctgctacaattgCTGCAGATCCTATTATTTCAGATGATACCAGTGAAAAAGATTGACTAAATTAATAAATCAAaccaaaaaatcaatataatacTCAATAGGACTAAAAATAGAACCAAAGATTAAGAAGTTTTTACgagatttttttatacttaaatactAACGAGTATACTCGttttataatttagaattttagttttaattttaccaaaaaaaaaataaaaattaaacaaactgtgtgccaaaaatttacttaattatttatagcttttattatttttttaatttgtttaactacTTTTACTTAAGTTTTTTCTCAATTGTGTTGTCATAAAACTCCTACTTTGTTATGAGattagtttaagttttattatgtgTAATATTCTCTATTTAAGTGCCTTAAAAGAAcaaccaaaaacaaatatttataaacaaaaatctgaTATTCTAAAAagatcaaataaatttaatatttacctttttataaaagaaactaagtttcaattttattaaaaactaaaatttaatagtccagactatagtctaatctatagtgcatactatagtctagtctctgtaataattcttgtatataatctattctataacAAGCTCTTAGTTTAGTCGTgtatataatctattctatagtccagtagtTTATGGTTTAGATCAGGCGTGAATCCACGGGGGATAAGAGGATCCCATCAAAAACACAAtcccaaaaatttttcatacaaagtatacagatGTGGAAGATTCCCCACCACCTCGAGCTGGATCCGCGATTGGTCTAGATaatagtattgtttatattccagtctatagtcttgtctataatttagcctacgtctagtctatagtcgataccATTGTTTGGTCAATTGCCTATAGTAAAGTCTACATattatctaatctatagttcagtgACTGGACTCTGGTCTATAGTAGTGTTGTCTGTGTTTCAACCAATATTCTAGTAAATACACCAACCCATAATGCAGTTTAAATTAgatgctatagtctagtctggcctataatctatgactgtagtccagattatagactacttcAGTAGTTCACACTATAGTCCATTGTCCAGATTAATGTCTAGTGCattttccagactatagtctgatctatagtccagacaatagtctaatctatagtccagactatagtctataatacagAAAATAGTCAATAACCGTGACTAAAGTATAGTacatagtccagaatatagtatattctatagtccagactatagtctagtctatggtccagactatagtctagtctatagtccagactatagtctagtctatagtccagactatagtctagtctatagtccagactatagtctagtctatagtccagactatagtctagtctatagtccagactatagtctatagtccagactatagtctagtctatagtccagactatagtctagtctatagtccagactatagtctagtctatagtccagactatattctagtctacagtccagactatagtctagcctatagtatagccttcaatcaagactatagtatattctctatacaaatctataatctaggctTTGCTCCATCCTATAGTCCAGCCAATCTCTAGTGCAGATTAAAATAGAGTCTGTTGTCTCTGGTCTAGTCGGTCTATTGTCTGTAATACGTTTTGATGTTCGGAGTAAAGCATTCGGCGTAGCCTCTACAATCTTTATAATGTAATCCATATGTTGTAATATGTACTTTGTTATACTTTGttgaaaatactttaatattttaatttgaattttatattgtatgttttgaaaatttagttagtcgaagaaaaaatattgagacgtacaaacaaatttatttaaactttaatttcctacatttttcaataaaactttttataaaactattagtTGGTTTTCcacttattaattaatataaaataagaccatatagtagtatataggcgaaaatGATTGCCAAGGACCTATGTCttctgtcaaagacctaactggtgagaatgtattagtagaagcaaaataaaaaatgtattttttgtacgATATTCATCGGATTTTACTATAACTAGTGaatttggactttttatgccataattacgtcagatattctattatctctctaaaaattggcacaaataagttttatataagttaaaTGACACTGTAGATTTTCGTAATTATCAGCCCTTTTTTGAGGGCCGTTTGTATCGTAATGAATCTCGGACTTTACATGTTTTacagaaaacacaaaaaaagtacTTGTCGAATAAGTACCAAAATTTCgctttataattaatttcatgtttcgatgtacaactcaaaaagtaccaatggAAAAGTACTAGCTACCGGGGTTCCAAATAACACCCGATTAGCAtattaaatgtttctaaatctaaaaattgtctttggtctagtatatagttttgtcatagtttagtttaaagtctagtatatgaatattctagtctattgaacaatttttatttttgaagaataattatatatgtaattaATCGTGGATATATGACTGTATCCCAAACATGTTTTAATAATGTCGTATGGCTAATTAATTcagaaataaatatacatacattcatatgtatatagatcCTCTTCACCAATGCATCGCTGCACATCAGCATTTTTACTTGaggaacttttttatttttaatgacgCATCACATGTATATAGTATCTGTAATACATTACCAAACGTTTTACGCATCATATGCGAAATTATTCAAAGAACAAGCAAGTCGcattacccagcagttcgacgggacagtgccgaactgaccatttaacctaccacttgtggtgggcCCTAACCAattgactacccaggtgaccaaccatttttaCATGGGCTTGtactacgaggaagtcaatcgtcactctacaccttacaaagagacagtaaagaggcGATTGCCTCCgttctcgcttacaaaggggacactaaagtgactgtcttcattctcgtttacaaagagtttatttgcgACGAAAGACCAataacatacgaattggagtcagccaggtggtaagatattaatggaaataaaatttaaaaagtgtctactctctagaatactatgggtcaataatgtgacgattgacccgaaagatataaatttgagtcaaccagatggtggcatattagtagaaagtaataattatttctccaaaagatgggtaaaataactactttcggaaatacaacaaaaaaaactacttttaagagtataatctctatgttacttgaggacagtaaagagacgactgtctccgctcccgcttacaaagaggacactaaagtgacgactgccttcattctcgattacaaagggtacattcgagccgaatgacccaaaacatacgaattacgatcatccaggtcaaactattagtggaaattactgtctttttcgtatgcattgacactttgtcgaactgctgggtagatcagggatgtatttttatgtaaacacatgcAAAAAAGAGAAACAACTGTTTctatcttactttgttattgttttataccaatcgtgtaaacacaaaaaatataaatcatacgacttttattttcttttttgttatacgaatggaatttcattttactttttaattagaCATTTCGCACGATAAGTGTAATCGTGTGAAGTACTCTTTAGCTCCAGTCATCAACAGTTATTTAAGTTATTTGGGCAATGGTTTCATCTATCAAACTTTCtaggtaaatttttaatttcacatgTGCTTTTATTTTGGACAATATTATTTCAATCGGGTTGAGAATTAAATAATATGGACTCAACTTCTGCAAAGTTTCTTCCTAGTTTTCAAACAACTgtggtttatttcgcatgtttaattaatttattattatttgattttttataaatgttactacactttaataggtacaatatacaacatgattgtgaattgaatcaaaaaataaattttatattgaaattaatgcAATATGCAagacttagaaaaaatataatgttgcCTTATTCCATAGCATAGAAATGatgaaacaatatttaaaattttactagtttgacctggtccacactaggaaactttggTTGTTTATATCtacacatataattttttttgagaaactaCGTAtgaattgcattgatttgttgttgtacgaatgaaaagaataagacctggttcacactgggaaacttttgttgagaatcttttgattttgagtgtgagagaaagagatggttgatatttatttttctttctctcacacacaaaaatcaaaagtttctcaacaaaagttttccagTGTGACCCAGGTCTAAGCGACAGTACCTTTCCTCTCTAGAAAAGCCAGTGATTAGTCGATGAGAACACATTTGGTTTATTGGCAAAGTGTTTCTAACTATTGTATACGACCATCAGTTTGTTTCTGGAAAATGTTACAAAAGTAACAGTAGAATCCTGCTatctttgaattttattttttacgaaAACAGAATGTCTTCCAAAAAGACATTGCAGCAGTAACTAACCCTCAACTTCTTATTTAAATTCTCAATTcgaggaaaattttgaaatactttTCAATGGTGCTGGCGCCGTACCACCaacaaaagttgtaattttttccaaaataatacacatttaatAGAGAATGCTaagaattttttagtaaatcttaacaataaagtataatttttccCCTTTCTGATTCATGTTTCGAAAAATGTCTGTTAAAACTTTCCAAAACAGTATTGAAATgtgtggttcaaatttcattaaattcagtcgttgtcataataagacgtaaaatgtagcaaaaatacaagtatatccTTTGaagtttaatttgtcaaaaatattgatatttataaatttaaaatattgagtaTTACTATCCACAAGAAAAACATCATATCATTTTaagattacaaaataaaattcgttccttttatctgtaattttttagtttattaaaatgttaatatttaaaattttgagtatatgagtaaaaataacttcatgtttcattaaaaaaaattttcgcttaaaagctaagccggcttaaacgtagccgctgataaagatggGAATCgtacatgtatttcggaaaataatttcactaatttgaacggagttgccactattttaaattcttattgtaaattgaaaaaaattgccacacaatattgtgctaatattaaaatagtgaaaactactataaatgtgcattttctgaagaaaaaacttatatagagacaggtttctacAAAATACACAGCTCAATAAAACCAAACcaacatttttttccaattcacagtattgttgttgcttttttaacaaaacatggaaaaaatatgtcttttttgatgaaattttcagaggttgtctcggatttttgttcatatctccgttatttatagaccgattttgctgattttaaatagcgaccttcccgaaagcatgtctaacagaattattgaagattcggatctcgccgatatctggggtcatctaaaaactgatttcaacaaacatacagacagacggacaaccagacggacagacagacagacggacatggcttaatcaactccgctatctataaggatgcagaatatatatactttatagggtcggaaaattatattatagaaattacaaacggaatgacaaacttatatatacccttctcacgaaggtgaagggtataataattttGGTTGATTTTATGCACTTAAATAGTACCAATTCTTTAGAAGTGCAACCATGACGCGAACACGTTATGAATCAGTAGGTAGATCCCAAATTTCTATAGCAAACCaattgaatattattaaatCAATAGTTTTCCgacattataaaaatgtataaagttaCTGGGAAAGTAGAGGAAGCCACTATCGGTGGACGACCTCTAAAAACTTCTGAGCAAACAGACCATAAAATTTTCCGTCtagtaaaaaaaatccattcatTTCATCGAAAGACATAATGAATGAGCTTGAACTTCAGGTTAGTTCATCCACAGTAAGAAAACGTTTATTGGATCAAAACATAGGAAGCTTCATGCCATCTAAGAAGCCTATGCTGACTAAGAAGCATTTAAAaataagtaggaaagtatagtcgggcatggccgaccatataataccctacaccatgagtatatttttaaaatttttactttttataaaattttgattttttataaagaaagttttatgttgaatattaccaataattccaaaatatttaagcaatttattgataaaaaactaaaatttctaaatgaggctttatataggtcagatatgggccgatcctcggtaaatttgggaaaaggatatatttctaaataacagttagttttgttgagtttcattgcgatacaaatggttacaagtcaattttagacgtttaagtcattttttgaaggggaatttgtatgggggctagggtcaaatataggtcgatccttacgaaaatctgcaacgtcatttatacttatataaaacttatttgtgccaatttttaaagagatagaagaatatttgacgtaattatggcataaaaagttcaaatcgggaggtacggttgtatgggggctaggtgaaataatggaccgatttcaaccattttcgtccctgtgccaaaaaacatgcttggtccaaatttcatcaaattatcttgaaaattgcggcctgtaccttgcgcacaaggtttacatggacagccagccggacagacggacggacggacatgtcttaatcgactcaaaaaatgattctgaatcgatctttaaggtgggtattggaccaatatttttgtatgttacaaacatcagtacaaatttataataccctccccactatagtggtgtagggtataataaggtTTGTTTGTCTGAGTCTCTGATTTCCTaatatttttggttgttttaGGTTGGATTTTGCTAGAGCATATATGGATTGGACTATATCCAAATGGAGATCTGTTTTGTTTAGTGATGcatcaaaatttaacttactaAATTTAGATGGAGTTTGCCACGTGAGAAGACCAAACGGAATGCGGCTACATCCTCGGTACTCAAAAGCCACAATAAGGCATGGGGGTGGCAATGTGATGGGTTGGACTTGTTTTTCGGCCAGTGGTGTTGGTTCCTTTGTAGAAATTCGAACAAAAATGTACCGCTTTGTTTACAGAGACATTTTAACAACTCACTTGCTTAACTATGCTGAGTGGGAAAATGCCACTTCGATGGGTGTTTCAACATGACAATGACCCAAAACACTCATCGAATTTGGTAAAGGATTGGTTATCAGCTAATGGGGTTCAAGTTTTGGATTGGCCCCCTCAATCGCCATACTTGAATCTTGAATAGAGAACTTCTTTGGCATTTTAAAACGAAGAGTTGGAACTCGACGCTTTAAATATAAACAGGTGTTAACGAATTGCCTAAAATCAGAGTGGGAAGCTATACCAACATCTATTCTATCCAACCTTATTGCATCTATGCTCGAAAGGTTTTGAACAGcgaatttttaagataatttagtttttaaatttataatacatatattaGGATTAAACTATGAAACTCGAATTTTGTTTTCAGATATTCAGTAATGCAAGGCcgaaacaaaaaagttaactaCCGTTGTCAATTTCCTCATTGCGTTGGAGCAATATATGGAAAACACGTCAATTTACTAAATCCATAGATAAAGCTGATTGTTTTTTaagggtcttattcataaacttttatcaaaggattttatagcaaattttcatacaaaatttgttctataaaccattgatgaatgtttatgaataaggctgaaaatatataaataactttttttaaagaacttttctcAACAatagtttcccagtgtgaaccaggtctttgctcattacaaaacatttttgagTAGTATTAgatctggttcacactgggaaacttttgttgagaaatttttgattttgtgtgtcggagaaagagatggttgatatttatttctctttctctcacacacaaaaatcaaaaggtttccacaaaaagtttcctagtgtgaaccaggtctaaatGACTCTTTCATAAAATACGTttctatatttgttttgttctcAAATGTACGATTGTAAAGGCAAAAGAAACAAGTAGATGAGCGAAAAGTCAATTGTTTTCTCTTTCTCacttaaaaagtatttgttctagttttgctcATGTACAGAacgatttcaaaatttttaaaagttttgtacaTTATGGAAACGTTTGCGAAATGCTTCGTTTGTTTTCATACTCTGTTGTATAATAACATACAAACATCATGTACCTTTATTTGTgatttatcattttaaaattcaCGTACTAGAATAGTTTGGTATTATAGCTTTcttattaaagaattttcagTTCGCCAAAAAATGAAGCGTCACAAAAAGttctatttatttcaattatgaaatACCGCaatgacctggttcacactaggaaacttttttgggaaacattttatttttgtgtgtgagagaaagaaatatcaaccatctctttctctcacacacaaaattaaaagtttctcaacaaaagttttccagtgtgaaccagggCAATGTAGCTGAGGAGTtaataaatgataataataCCGATTTAACTGATAGGGAAGAAATCTGAAAACTTTCAATACCTGTATCGCTGTAGCTATATCTATCGATATACTGTGTTAAATGGAGATGTACAGCAACAGCAACTACTACGAAAagacgttcccacgacaattggatcttcgctccggaacgacccgagtcatactcggccaaagattgtcaacccagcgacagctgtatcaaccgcaagttttttccccaggaaagaactatcggccacagtcgagctgttacaacaacaactacgaaAAGATGTGATGACGAGtagacaatattttatattaatataaaatgttggaACTATCacgtataaaaattgttaattgtcATGTTTGAGGAAAAAAGAGGAACCAGGAGTTTCAGATGAAAATCTTTTACAAACCTCAATGACggcaattatttattaaaacaatctgATCTTCTCTTAGACTCTGGGAGgagaagaaaaaagttttagcaATGATGGGAcaatttttggacaaaaaaataCATCGTAGTCAAATATTATTGAACATAACCAAGTGTTTTTCATACGACAAAAGAATGGAGACCTAGATATATATTCTTTAACGAATTCCAGAAAAAGTTGATAGTATACGGTAAAAAATGGACTTAAATcgagaaaattataatatattacaGTTGCTCGAAACTAGTGCAGAATGGAAAAGGAAaagcaacaatttttaaaattttcatattttattgctGCAATCgcaattaaatgtaaaaaaaccctttttttctaaattaaataaaaaagaatttaaatttcggAGCCTTACAATTTACCAAATACAAAAGGCACGTTTGTATTTGTAGTCGACAATGCCTTTCcgttttaaaaaatccaatgCAGTCTGTTAattcaaacttttttaattttcgatttCAGAGGAGATGGCGAATTACAACAAGTGCCCATATTTCTTTAAcgcaataaaactaaaaaggtGCCGCTCAGAGCGCTAAATTTATATGGCCCTCGACAGGGCTATATGGTAGCATCCTATTATCTACaagtgaatatatttatttaacgcaattaaactaaaaaagagCGATCCGGTACCACCAGGCTATCCGCAACATCATGCACTACCAGATTATCCAGTACAACTAGGATATCCGGTTTTAGTCCCTCCGGCAACAATGTAGCAGGAAGCAACCCCTGTCCAATCGTGTTATTAGTAATTATCAACGCAACaagaagaaaataattataaaagagaattgcaaaaaatgacaaaaatatatataaataatatataaaaagaaaggaATTGGGACTGGAACCGCTTATCGATACTTTTAATGATGAAGACTTTTATATGGccatcaaatttttcaaaaactttaggTAAAAATGCGATGAAATGGAAACAATAAAAATGGAACACTGTGCGAACCGGCacttaaattacaaaaacatcCACTCAATTATTcaaactttttttagtttttgatttcAAAGGAGTTGGCGAACTACAACAAGTGCCCATATTTCtttaatgtaataaaactaaaaaaggtGCCGCTCAGAGCGCTAAATTTATATAGTCCTCGCCAGGGCTATCCAGTATCACGAGACTATCCAGCCAACCTGAAATATACCCAGCACCACAGCATCAAGCACCACCAGGATATCCAGCAGCACCAGGCTATCCAGCTCCACCATGCTCTGCAGCAACACCAAGCTATTATTCTGTACATCTAGGATATCCGGTCTCAGCACCTTCGCAACCATGTAGCAGACCGCAACTCTTGTGGCACACGTAGAACAGCCAGGTCCGGAAAggtcctttaaaaaaaatattacgtaaaaaatttgtttctaatattaaaaaatagggTCCACTGGACACCTAATATTGAACTTTGTTagcagtttattttaaatttccaaagaaactttaaagtgcacattttcaataggatgaGGAAGACTACTAAGAAAATGATATTGATATTACTGAAGTAGGACTACCACTTCGAGTGACAATTTTGGATATTTTAAGAAGCAAGGAAATACCagcatttaaagattttcaagtTGCTCAACAAAAGTTGCTGAGTATGAAACGTATCTGAGTATCAATTTGTGAATTCATTAACTATAAAGTTTGTGGACTTGAAGGTGGTAATAAATGATGCAATTTCTTTACAGCATAAGTAAATGCATTTATATTAGAACTCctttgacctggttcacactggaaacttttgttgagaaacttttgatttgtgtgtgagagaaagagatggttgatatttctttctctttctctcacacacaaaaatcaaaagattccCAAAAAAATTTCCCTAGTATCAACCAGGTCTTTCATGAATATTCGAAAATCAATAGAAAGTCAGTCTATGTACAACAAATTCTTTGATAATTCCCTTCGCCTTCGTTTgagatgtaaaatttaaaaatattaaaaatcgtcAAATGTTCAGAATTATTTACGCAACAagataaaaatagttataaaagaaaactgcagacataataaaaaaacttgttagacctggtccacaatagtaaacttttgttgagaaactttttcttaattcggcATCAAATCTTTAACGA is part of the Lucilia cuprina isolate Lc7/37 chromosome 3, ASM2204524v1, whole genome shotgun sequence genome and harbors:
- the LOC111680248 gene encoding uncharacterized protein LOC111680248 isoform X2 yields the protein MQNTQICATIDDRSSSTSLKMETRTPTSVYHHHRAPRTPESYFNVPESIALLNIVKSERIQSAFQSNRKNHASVWEMVAEVLNRYSARKRSAKQCCNRYENLKKIYTQLKKNPERHVRRNWPYMFLFKEIEEQRGECWGSNSKRMALIAKNQNELSYYHRRRQAAEFGALLDKQTQAAVVAQHNLLQSLAAVHSNDSNSNCKLERFLPNHFVEAQLGNDTSNTNGPDGVYDDSSPLPLQAAHKDGIHEIPDDLPDNATAAAAAAAAAAHNLLQAHVNGVTAVNTNELKESLAQEYEKDCNGALNLQTSDNNNVSMKSEPMSDGEFNPDDIQLMQTNYNGSQNYYSNNMDHNILHPDVIVDTDNLSECSSGGGSPKHKRKLSTSTDGDSTNYELIEYLKRREKRDEELLRRMDAREERLVSLLERTVVAIEALVQHKCTHHNNPPTADKIEVVDKSIKICNGNATPSEAKAAAAATIAADPIISDDTSEKD
- the LOC111680248 gene encoding uncharacterized protein LOC111680248 isoform X1, yielding MQNTQICATIDDRSSSTSLKMETRTPTSVYHHHRAPRTPESYFNVPESIALLNIVKSERIQSAFQSNRKNHASVWEMVAEVLNRYSARKRSAKQCCNRYENLKKIYTQLKKNPERHVRRNWPYMFLFKEIEEQRGECWGSNSKRMALIAKNQNELSYYHRRRQAAEFGALLDKQTQAAVVAQHNLLQSLAAVHSNDSNSNCKLERFLPNHFVEAQLGNDTSNTNGPDGVYDDSSPLPLQAAHKDGIHEIPDDLPDNATAAAAAAAAAAHNLLQAHVNGVTAVNTNELKESLAQEYEKDCNGALNLQTSDNNNVSMNFSNSSRSEPMSDGEFNPDDIQLMQTNYNGSQNYYSNNMDHNILHPDVIVDTDNLSECSSGGGSPKHKRKLSTSTDGDSTNYELIEYLKRREKRDEELLRRMDAREERLVSLLERTVVAIEALVQHKCTHHNNPPTADKIEVVDKSIKICNGNATPSEAKAAAAATIAADPIISDDTSEKD